The window TAATAGCCAATAACTGCTACTTTTTAAATGAAGAAGAAAGAGCCAAGGTTGAGAAACTGGTTATCAATGAAAAATCATGCGCCGTTAATCCCGATATTGTCGGAAAGCCTGCCCATTTCATTGCGAAAATGGCTGGTGTAAACGTGCCAGAGGATACGAAGATTCTGATTGCAGAATTAAAGGGTGTCGGTGCCCAATATCCGCTGTCACGAGAGAAGCTAAGTCCAGTCCTTGCCTGCTTTAAGGTAAATAGCCTTGAAGAGGGTCTTACAAGAGCGGAAGAAATGCTCGAATTTGGCGGTCTTGGTCACTCAGCCGTTATTCATACAACAAATGAAGAAGTTGTAAGGGAATTTGGTACAAGAATGAAGGCCTGCCGTATTATTGTCAACGCACCATCTTCTCAAGGGGGAATTGGAGATATTTATAATGCGTTTATGCCTTCTCTAACACTTGGCTGTGGTTCATATGGCGGTAACTCCGTTTCATCAAACGTAGGGTCTATTCATTTGATTAATAAAAAGAAAGTCGCAAAAAGGGCAGTCAATATGCAATGGTTTAAGGTTCCACCGAAAATCTACTTTGAAAAAAATGCTATTCAATATTTAGCTGCGATGCCAAATATCTCAAAAGCATTTATTGTTACAGACCCTGGTATGGTAAAGCTTGGATATGTGGATAAAATTCTCTACTATTTAAGAAAGCGCCCGGATTATGTTCACTGTGAGATTTTCTCTGAGGTTGAGCCAGATCCATCAATCGAAACGGTTATGAAAGGTGCAGAAATGATGGCACACTTCCAGCCTGATGTTATCATCACACTTGGTGGCGGATCTGCAATGGATGCTGCAAAAGGAATGTGGTTATTTTATGAATATCCAGATACTGAATTCTTTGGCTTAAAGCAGAAATTTATGGATATTCGCAAACGTATCGTGAATTTCCCTGATTTAGGAAGAAAAGCCCGTTTGGTTGCGATTCCAACAACTTCAGGAACAGGCTCTGAGGTCACCTCATTCTCGGTTATTACAGACAAGCAGGCGAACATGAAATATCCGTTGGCAGACTATGAATTAACACCTGATATTGCGATTATTGATCCGCAATTTGTGATGTCACTGCCAAAATCTGTTACAGCAGATACCGGTATGGATGTTCTGACACATGCGATAGAGGCTTATGTATCTGTCATGGCCAATGACTATACAGATGGACTAGCTCAAAAAGCAATCCAGTTAGTGTTTGAATATCTGCCAAGAGCGTACCGAAATGGTAACGATGCAGAGGCTCGTGAAAAAATGCATAATGCATCTGCCATTGCCGGAATGGCGTTTGCCAATGCCTTCCTTGGCATTAATCACAGCTTAGCGCACAAGCTTGGAGCAGAATTCCATATTGCACACGGTCGTGCCAATGCGATTTTACTGCCACACGTTATCCGTTATAACGCAACGAAACCAAAGAAATTCACTGCTTTTCCAAAGTATGAAAAGTTCATTGCGGATAAGCGATATGCAGAGATTGCTAGAATGCTTGGATTGCCTGCTCGCACAACCGATGAAGGTGTTGAAAGCTTAATTCAAGCAATTGTAAAACTAGCTAAAGAGCTTCAGGTACCTATGAGCATAGAAGCAAATGGTATAGATAAGAATTTATTTGCTAGTAAGGTAGAGTTTTTAGCTGAAAAAGCATTTGAAGATCAATGTACTACAGCAAATCCTAAGCTGCCGCTTGTAACTGAACTAGCAGAAATTTATCATCTAGCATATAAAGGTGTTTAATATTATCAAAATGAATTTGTAAATGAATAAGTAAATGAATAGAGAAAAGCCAGCTTACATTCACAGTGAGCTGGCTTTTTTTCTATAAGAATAGAAAATCAAGATAAAATTGAATATTTTTTGACGAAAATGTGACAAATTTGAGTCAAAACACTTTAAATTAAACCATAATTAAGGTTATAATAAGATTAATAAAAATGAAAGCGCTTTTACAAATAAGAAAATAGATTAAGGACTGTCTTAATAATAGGTTAATAGCTTAGTTTGTGTAGATGCTGTGGATGGCAGAAATCTAATAGAAACCTTCTTTGGAAGGATAAGAAGAGATCTCTTTTATACAAAAATAGTTCTCTTCTTTAGAAGATCATTTTTGTATATGAAAGGGGAAAATACCATGAATGCAAATAAGGTAAATTTAGAAATTGATGATTATTTAGATTTGTTCCTCCTTGCAGGACAAATGGGAGATAAAGAATGGCAGCAGGAGATAATGGAAGTACTTAACCATTATGAGGAAAATAAAGCAAAAGAAGATCCTGTATTAAGGATTCATAACCTTTGGTTAGAGCATCGAAAGATTAATACAGAGCTTATCGACCTCTATCGTCAATTACGACAGGAACCAGATAATGAAATATTAAAGTCAACTATCTCTGTTTTGAAAAAACAAAAAATAGCTGTATGTCGAAAGCTTTACAGTGATGAAAAGAAAAGCCGGCATTATATTTTGTAATCATTAGATCGATTGATTAAGCGCTTACATTTTGTGTGCCATGATGGTTCGTGTGCATATTAAAACCACTTTCTTTTCAGAAAGTGGTTTTTTATCGGATCATACTATTTGATTTTGAATAAAAAATATTTGGAATATAGATAATTTACCGCTATAATGTAATTGTTAATTATTTTAACTTCATTCAGCAGAAGTCCTCCACTTCTACAAGTGGGGGATGAATGCAAATAGTACTTCGATTCAGTTGGGGTTCAAACCCCGACTGAATGAAGTTAAGCCTCCGGCGGATGTCGCGGATTTTTTTAAGGTAGTTTATCGAGCGAGCTCAGGTAATCCGGACGCAAATTCGACGGGCGAATTTGATTAGTCTAGAAATTTAGTTATCTAAAAGGAGTCGAGTTGAGTATGGCAAGCATTAGCGTAGAGAATAAGGGATATTTTGGTGAGTTTGGTGGAAGTTTTATTCCAGAGGACCTTCAAAAAGTAATGGATATTATTGAAGAACAGTTTTTAAGGTATAAAGATGATGAGGAGTTTCAACAGGAATTAGATTATTATTTGAAAGAATATGTAGGCCGTGAAAATCCATTAACTTTTGCGGAAAATTTAACGAAGAAAATCGGCGGCGCAAAGATTTATTTAAAGCGTGAAGATTTAAATCATACAGGATCACATAAAATTAACAATGCACTTGGACAAATATTATTGGCAAAAAAAATGGGAGCAACACGAGTGATTGCCGAAACTGGAGCAGGGCAGCATGGAGTAGCAACCGCAACAGCATGTGCGATGTTTGGTCTTGAATGTGTCATTTATATGGGAAAGGTAGATACAGAACGTCAGGCGCTTAACGTATTCCGTATGGAGCTACTTGGTGCAAAGGTTGTTCCTGTTGATAAAGGACAAGGCAGATTAAAGGATGCTGTTGATGAAGCTCTAAATGACCTAGTAGAAAACTACGAAAATACTTTTTACTTAATTGGGTCTGCTGTTGGTCCACATCCTTATCCGACAATTGTAAAGCATTTTCAATCTATAATCAGTAAAGAGTCTAAACAACAAATTCTGGAAAAGGAAGGCAAATTACCGACTGCAGTTGTTGCCTGTACAGGTGGAGGCAGCAATGCAATTGGATCGTTTGTGAATTACCTTGAGGATAAAGAAGTTCGTTTGATTGGTGCAGAGCCAGCTGAAGCGCCAACTATGTCTGAGGGAGTGCCGGCTGTTCTTCACGGATTTAAGAGCTATACGTTACTAGATGAGAATGAAAAGCCAAAACCAGTATTCTCCGTTGCAGCAGGATTAGATTATCCTGGTGTTGGTCCGGAGCACAGCTACTTAAAGAAGAGTGGAAGAGCTGAATATGTTACGGTTACGGGGCAGGAAGCATTAGAAGCCTTCCAAACATTATCAAAAGTAGAAGGAATCATTCCAGCATTAGAAAGTTCCCACGCTGTAGCGCACGGAATCATGCTGGCTAAAGAACTATCTAAAGATGACGTTATCGTTATAAACCTATCTGGACGTGGAGATAAAGACGTTGATCAAGTTTATAAAATGCTAAACAAATAAGCCAAAAAATAGTAAGATATAAACGTAAACGCCTATCGACGATAGGCGTTTTTTAGTGCTTTAAAGGGTTGGGGGACAGTCCCCCAACCCTTTAAAGCACTATAGAGATATTGAAGATAGTAATTTCTACAATTTTCGCTATATTTCGATATATTTTTTCGCCAAACTCTTCCAAAAATTTTAAAAATATAGTAATATTTTAATTAGAGTTTTTTACACAAACGCTTTAACGCAGTATGGTGTTAAATGTATAGATTAAGCATCATGTACGATTAATAAATTTAATATAGTGATAGTCCATTAATCTTATTTCGGATTAATCAATTAATAGGAGTGGGAAGCAATGTCAAAGATTAAGTTTTATTATGGTAATGATATACCGTTGGAGATGCATAAAGTACGTATTGTGCAAAAGCTAAATTTACCTCCTGTCGAACAACGTTTAGAAGCGATTACAGACGCTGGTAATAATACTTTCTTATTAAAAAACAAAGATGTATTCATGGATATGTTGACAGACAGTGGAGTTAATGCGATGAGTGATAAACAGCAGGCTGCAATGATGGAAGCAGATGACTCCTATGCAGGTTCCAGTACCTTTACAAAGTTAGAAAACAAGATTGAAGAAATTTTTGGTAAGAAATATTTTCTTCCTGCCCACCAGGGAAGGGCCTGTGAGAACATATTATCCAAAACATATGTAAGAAAAGATTCTGTCGTTCCAATGAATTATCACTTTACAACGACAAAATCACATATTGTCATAAATGGTGGTCGTGTAGAAGAGCTTTTTAAAGATGAGGCCCTGAAAATTACAAGTGATGACCCGTTCAAGGGGAATATGGACATTGCAA of the Bacillus tuaregi genome contains:
- the adhE gene encoding bifunctional acetaldehyde-CoA/alcohol dehydrogenase; this translates as MAVKEREVMEKSKVESPSVPEMIDTLVDNGLKALKEFHSFDQEKIDEIVKNMAVAGIDQHMPLAKLAVEETGRGVYEDKIIKNIFATEYIYNNIKYDKTVGIINENELEGTFEIAEPVGVIAGVTPVTNPTSTTLFKAIIAIKTRNPIIFAFHPSAQKCSSEAARIVRDAAILAGAPEHCIQWIEKPSLEATRLLMHHDHISLILATGGSGMVKSAYSSGKPALGVGPGNVPCYIEKSANLHRSINDLILSKTFDNGMICASEQAVIIDKEIYAEAKSELIANNCYFLNEEERAKVEKLVINEKSCAVNPDIVGKPAHFIAKMAGVNVPEDTKILIAELKGVGAQYPLSREKLSPVLACFKVNSLEEGLTRAEEMLEFGGLGHSAVIHTTNEEVVREFGTRMKACRIIVNAPSSQGGIGDIYNAFMPSLTLGCGSYGGNSVSSNVGSIHLINKKKVAKRAVNMQWFKVPPKIYFEKNAIQYLAAMPNISKAFIVTDPGMVKLGYVDKILYYLRKRPDYVHCEIFSEVEPDPSIETVMKGAEMMAHFQPDVIITLGGGSAMDAAKGMWLFYEYPDTEFFGLKQKFMDIRKRIVNFPDLGRKARLVAIPTTSGTGSEVTSFSVITDKQANMKYPLADYELTPDIAIIDPQFVMSLPKSVTADTGMDVLTHAIEAYVSVMANDYTDGLAQKAIQLVFEYLPRAYRNGNDAEAREKMHNASAIAGMAFANAFLGINHSLAHKLGAEFHIAHGRANAILLPHVIRYNATKPKKFTAFPKYEKFIADKRYAEIARMLGLPARTTDEGVESLIQAIVKLAKELQVPMSIEANGIDKNLFASKVEFLAEKAFEDQCTTANPKLPLVTELAEIYHLAYKGV
- the trpB gene encoding tryptophan synthase subunit beta — translated: MASISVENKGYFGEFGGSFIPEDLQKVMDIIEEQFLRYKDDEEFQQELDYYLKEYVGRENPLTFAENLTKKIGGAKIYLKREDLNHTGSHKINNALGQILLAKKMGATRVIAETGAGQHGVATATACAMFGLECVIYMGKVDTERQALNVFRMELLGAKVVPVDKGQGRLKDAVDEALNDLVENYENTFYLIGSAVGPHPYPTIVKHFQSIISKESKQQILEKEGKLPTAVVACTGGGSNAIGSFVNYLEDKEVRLIGAEPAEAPTMSEGVPAVLHGFKSYTLLDENEKPKPVFSVAAGLDYPGVGPEHSYLKKSGRAEYVTVTGQEALEAFQTLSKVEGIIPALESSHAVAHGIMLAKELSKDDVIVINLSGRGDKDVDQVYKMLNK